Genomic segment of Fimbriimonadia bacterium:
TTCGGAGTAGACCGCATCTTCGAGGACAACAGCCTTATCCTCGGGATGTCCGTGTGGCGGTGATCCCAACCTGACTCGAGGGGCTGTGGCTATGGACGTTATTCTCAACCAAACAATCGCAAAAGTGGGGCACGCGGGCGACGTAGTGCGAGTGTCGGACGGCTACGCGAGGAACTTCCTGATCCCTCGCGGGCTTGCTCAACCGGCAACACGCGGCACCCGCAAGGCGCACGAGGGACTCGTCAAGGCGCTGGACAAGAAGTCTAGCGAGATCCAGCTAAAGGCCGAGGAGCTGAAAAGCAAGCTGGATGGGCAGGTCCTGACGATGGAGGGTCGCTGTGCCAAGAACTCGACAAAGCTCTTCGGGACGATTACGACGACGCAGATCGCAGAGGCCATCAAGGAGCGGTTCCACGTCGAGGTGGACAAGCGGGTCATCGGGCTGATTCACCCGCTGAAGAGCGTCGGGAGCCATCCCGTCGTGCTGCACTTGCATCGTAACGTGGATGCCAACATGACCGTAGAGATCATCCCGGTCGAGGCATAGGATGGTCTCAGTCCCCGAGCGCGTTCCGCCGCAAGACTTGGACGCCGAGATGTCCGCGCTGGGCGCGATGATGTTCAGTGCCCAAGCGTTGGAAGCCGTGCTGCAACACTGCCGCTCGGAGGACTTTTACCGCCCGTCCCACCGCGCGATCTTCGACTCCATCGCGTCCTTGGTGGATCGAGGGGAGGCGGTAGACCCGATTACAGTCAAGGACGAACTGCAGCGGGTCGGCAAGCTGCAGGAGTGCGGAGGCATGGACTACCTGCTGCAGCTCACCGAGTCTGTGCCGAGCGCCGCGAATGCGGGCTACTACGCGAACATCGTCGTGGAGAACGCTATTCGTCGCAATCTGCGCTCGGCAGGGGCGGAGGTAATGCAGCTCGCGTACGGTGAGGACGAGGTCGCTGAGGTCATAGACCAGGCGGAGCAACGCATCTTCGCCGTGGGTCAGCGGCGGATGGGCAAGGACTTCCAGCCAGCGAAGCATCTCATCACCGAGTATTTCGAGCGCGTCGAAGAAGCCTACGCCACACACAAGAGGCAGATGGGAATGCCGACGGGATTTGCAGACTTAGACGATCTAACCACGGGCTTGTACCCTTCCGATTTCATCATCATCGCTGCGCGCCCATCGGTCGGAAAGACGGCTCTGGCTCTGCACATCGCGATGAACTGCGCGATGCGTCACCAGGCCACGACAGCCTTTTTCAGTCTGGAAATGTCCGCCTCTCAACTCGCGCAGAGAATGGTGTGCTCGGTGGCGGGCATCAACTCGCAGCGCGCGCGCACCGTGAACCTCAGCGAGGACGACTTCGACCGCATTCACGCCGCAGCGGACAAGCTGTATACCATTCCGCTCTACATTGACGACAGCTCGGACATTTCCACACTCGAACTGATGGCCAAGTGCCGGCGCCTCAAGGCGCAACACGGCCTTGGCCTCATCGTTGTGGACTACCTCCAGCTCATGCGCGGCGCGAAGCGCAATGAGAACCGCACACAGGAAATCTCGGAGATCGCGCGCGGCCTGAAGCGGATCGCCAAGGACCTGGAAGTGCCGGTCATCGCGCTTTCACAGCTCTCTCGATTGGTGGAACATCGTGAGAATAAGAGGCCGGTGCTGAGTGACCTTCGCGAGTCGGGCTCCATCGAGGCGGAGGCCGACGTAGTCATGCTCCTCTACAGGGCGAGCTACTACAAGCAGGAGGCAGAAGGGGAGACGGCCGAGGAGGACGCCAGGGCACCCGGCGAGCCGGACACCGTGGAGGTCAACATCGCCAAGCACCGCAACGGCCCCACCGGCGTCGTGAAGCTCGCCTTCCAGCGCGAGTACGCAAGGTTCCTATCGTTCGCGCGAGGATCGGAGTAGGCCGATGCGAGTGCTGGTGATCGGGGGAGGCGGAAGAGAGCACGCTCTGGCATGGAGGCTGTCCCAGTCGAGGTCGGTGCGGAAGGTGTACTGCGCGCCGGGCAATGGCGGAACATGGACGTGTGCGGAGAATGTGCCCGCAAAGCCAGAGGACGCGGTGCGTCTTAGCCGCGAGCTGCAGATTGATCTGGTAGTCGTCGGTCCCGAGGGACCGTTGATCCAAGGGCTTGCGGACAGGCTGCGTGCGGAGGGTATCGCGGTGTTCGGCCCAGGTGCGGGAGCCGCCCGTCTGGAAGGCTCGAAGGCTTTCGCAAAGGCTTTGATGGCAAAGGCAGGGATTCCGACCGCTGAGTTTCAGTCCTTCGATGACCCGGCGTTGGCTCGCGAGTACGTGACCCAGGCGTACGCCCGGGGCACGAAGCTGGTCGTGAAAGCGAGTGGAGAGGCATTCGGCAAGGGCGCAATAGTTACCGACACCGAAGCCGAAGCCCTGCAGGCGGTCGAGGACATGATGGTCCGGCGCGTGCTGGGTGATGCGGGCGCAACGGTCGTGATCGAGGAGCGCATGGAAGGCCCCGAGCTGTCGCTCTTCAGCTTGCGCTCCGCCGGGCAAGGTTTTCTTACTCCTGCGGTCCGCGACTACAAGCGGGCGCTGGATGGCGGCCGCGGCCCCAACACCGGAGGCATGGGCGCCCGTACGCTGCACGGGATATACCAGCCCGATACGTTGGACGAGATGCACGAAGTGTTCTGCGACCGCGCTGCCGAGGCGCTCAAAGCAGAGGGCCACCCGTTCGTGGGCCTACTGTATGCGGGGCTGATGCTCACGGCCCACGGTGCACGGTGCCTGGAGTACAACTGTCGCTTCGGCGACCCGGAGACTCAGGTCCTGGTCCGCATCGGCGACGATGATTGGGGCGAGATGCTGTACGGTCTGGCTACCGGCAAGCCCATCGCGGCGCCAACGTGGCAACCGATGAGGCACGTCGTGGCCATCACCGTCGCGTCGAAGGGCTATCCCGGTGAGGTCCGCAAGGGACTGCCGATTTCGGGCCTCGAGCACGCAGCGCTCTTGGACGACGTGATGGTGTTCCACGCCGGCACGGTTCGAGAGGACGGAAAGCTGCTGACGAACGGCGGACGTGTGCTTTCGGTCACCGCAGCAGGCGACACGCTGGAGCAAGCACGAAACAGGGCTTACGAAGCGGTGGAGCTGGTGCGCTTCGAGGACATGCACTACAGAAGGGACATCGCGGTATGAGCGAACCGACGGTCGCGGTTCTGATGGGCAGCGAGTCGGATACCCCTAAGCTGGAGCCCGCGTTCGATACTCTGAGAGAGTATGCCGTGCCATTCGAGGCGCGGGTGCTGAGTGCCCATCGGTCTCCGGATCTCGTGGCAGAGTACGTGAAAGCGGCGCCATCGCGAGGAACGAAGGTGTTCGTGTGCGCGGCGGGGATGGCTGCTCATCTGGCCGGAGCCGTTGCCGCGAACACGCACTTGCCCGTGATCGGCATTCCGATCCGAGCCGGTGCCCTAGAGGGTCACGACGCGTTGCTTTCGACAGTACAGATGCCTCCAGGAGTGCCGGTGGCAACAGTAGCGATTGACGGCGCCAAGAACGCCGCGCTGCTAGCGATTCAGATGCTGGCACTGTCCGACGAGCGGCTGGCCGGGCTGCTGCAGGAGAAGAAGCGGGCGATGGCGGAGGCCATGGCTGCCAAGCCGCCGATCGTGTAGGCGTTTGGGCGTTACATCCCAAGCAACGGTCGGGGCAAAGTGCCTGGACTTCCGCCCTGCGGGAGTAACGATTCTGCGCCGGTGCTCGACTTGCCATTCCCGCGAAGGCGGGAATCCAGTTAGGATGGCGGCAAAGTGGGCGCTGGCAAGGGTGAGCCCCGGAGGGAAGAGCATGCCATGATCGAACGCTATCAGACACCCGAGATGCGAGACATCTGGAGCGACGAGGCACGCGCGGCCACGTGGCTCCGAGTGGAGATCGCGGTGTGTCGCGCCCTTTCGGCAACAGGTGTCATCCCACCCGAGGATTTCGAAGCAATCGTCTCCGGGGCGCGATTCGACCTGCGGCGGATGGCGGAGCTAGAACAGGTCACCAGGCACGATTTGATGGCCTTCGTGCGCAACGTCGAGGAGAACATCGGGCCGGCGGGCCGTTGGGTTCACTACGGCGTCACTTCTTACGACATCATAGACACCGCACTGGCACTTCAGCTCACCCAGTCGCTGGACATTCTCTTCGCTGAAGCCGGCGAGTTGAAGGGCGTGATCGGCGAGATAGCTACGCGACACCGTGACACGCCGATGATGGGGCGCACCCACGGGGTCCATGCAGAACCCATCACTTTCGGTTTCAAGCTGGCCGGCTGGTACGCCGAGGTGTCGCGATGGGAGCAGCGACTTCGGGCGGCTCGCGAGGAAGTTGCCGTCGGCAAGGTGTCGGGCGCAGTCGGCGTGCATGGAGTACTGGACCCCGGCATCGAGGCTGCTGTGTGCGCCGAGCTCGGCCTCCGACCCGACCCGGCTTCCACTCAGATCGTCTCGCGGGATCGCCACGCGTTCGTGCTGGGCTGCCTGGCGGGACTAGGGGCGACCATCGAGCGCTTCGCGACCGAACTACGCAACCTACAGCGAACCGAGATTCGCGAGGTCCAAGAGGGGTTCGCCAAGGGGCAGACAGGGTCGAGTGCCATGCCGCACAAGCGCAACCCGTGGAACAGCGAGACGCTGTGCGGCCTCGCCCGGGTTCTGCGAGGGAATGCACTGGCCATGATGGAATCGGTGGCGACCTGGCATGAGCGTGACCTATCGAACTCGAGCGCCGAGCGCATCGTGTTCCCGGACAGCTTCCACCTGGCGCACTTCATGCTGCGGAAGCTCACGAGCATCCTGCGGGGCCTCCGCGTGGATGAAGAGCGGATGGCCACCAACCTTCGGCTGATGCGCGACCTGCCGATGAGCGAGCACGTTCTGCTGGCCTTGGTGCGGGCAGGGTTGTCGCGCGAAGAGGCGTACGCAGCCGTGCAACGTGCGGCGGCGCGGGCTTGGGCAGGAGAGGACTTTGCTGCTGCGCTGCAGGATGACCCGGTGGTTTCGAGCAGGCTCTACGACGAGCAGCTCGCCGAGTGCCTGAGTCTGGAGCATCACCTCAGGAACGTTCGTCACACGTTGCGAGCCGTGGGACTGGACGCAGACTAGCGAATGGTCGCGCTGGAGCTTGCGGCTCTGCTGTACGCGCTCCTCGGTTATGCAATCCTCCTGTACATGGGTTACAGGACTTTCGTACACCTATGCGTCCGTTGGGGCCTGGTGTGGCACGAAGCACTAAACCCCTACGCGCTGCGTGCGGCTGCCCTCGCCACGATCCCGTTGGTCGGCGTGTCGGTCATGATTGCTTTCGGCCTCCTGGAGCCGAAGGGGAACCTAGCCCAGGCCGGATTCGTGACAGCGCTTCTGGCCTTCATCGTGCTGGTGGTCTACCAGGCGTGGACGTTCGCGCAGTCCGCACCGGAGGACGACGACGCTGGCGACACTCGGTAGGGGCGGGCGAGGCAAAAAAAGAGCGGGAATGCCGAAAGGAGAGCAAAGCACATTCCCGCAATCTGCTTTCCGACCTTGCTCGTTCACTCTCGTTCGCGTCCGCGGTGGAGACACTGCGCACGGGTCCCGCAGAGTGCCCGAGCGGTCTTCGATTAGCTTTCTGTTTGCCAATCTATTATACGTATTTACTAGGGCATTTAGTTCGACCTAGAAAGAGCGAGCAGCACAAATCCTCGATATTTTGCCCGCTCGCTTCTCCTCGGTTCACACCGGAGATTCGTTGACACTCGATCCAGGCGACCAGTATAATCATATCCCGCCCGCAGTGCTGGAGCGAGGAGGAACTGTTTGACGCCCGCCATTCGCACCGAGAACCTAACCAAGACTTACAACTCGCGGTGGCAAGGGAAGCGGAACGCTGTTGACAACCTGACCCTGACGGTAAGCGAGGGCGAGATCTTCGGACTTTTGGGCCCGAACGGCGCCGGCAAGACCACCGTGATCAAAATGCTCCTGAGCATCATCTACCCCACGTCGGGTCGGGCCTGGATCATGGAGCGCGACATAGGCGATATCCGTCTCCACTTCGACCTGAGCTACCTACCCGAGAAGCCCTATTACTACGAGCACATGACCGGCCTCGAGGTGCTGGACTATTACGGCAAACTGTTCCGCATCCCGACTAAGGAGCGGGACCGACGAGCCGCTGAGCTGTTGGAGCGGGTCGGCCTCGCGGGGGACGCGCACAAGCCCATTGGTCAGTACTCCAAGGGCATGCAACAGCGCATCGGACTGGCCCAGTGCCTACTGAACGACCCCAAGATTCTGTTCTTGGATGAGCCTACGGGTGGACTGGACCCGCTCGCGCACACACAGATTCGTTCGCTGATCCTGGCGCTGCGCGACGAGGGGAAGACGGTCTTCATCAGTTCGCACGAGCTCTCCGAGGTAGAGCGAATCTGCGACCGCGTGGCGATGATGTTCGAGGGAAGGGTGATCAAGGAAGGAACCCTCGATTCGCTGCTTGCCGGCGGGCGCATCGAGATGATTGCGGAGGGCGTGCCGCAAGAGGTTCACGACAGGTTACACCGCGATGGCGTGATCGTTTCGCTTAGTGAGGGTAGGCTGATCGCTGACTTCCCTGACGACGGGTCGGTAAACGAAGCCGTTGACCTGGTGCGGTCGAAGCAGGGCCGCGTCATCAGCATCATCCCGCGAAGGAAGCGTCTAGAGGACTGGTTCGTGGAGACCGTCGGCGCCGCGCAGGAGGTGAGTGCGTGATCCCCATCCTGGCGATTGCCGGAACGACACTCGGCGAGGCCATCCGGCGCAAGGTGCTCTTGATCATCTTACTCATCGGCCTGGGGCTCCTGATCGTGACCCCGGGGCTGCAGCAGCTCTCGCCGCGCCAGGCCAACACGGTGGTTATCGCGTTTGGTCTCGGGGTGATTCAGATGGTCGGGGCGCTGGTCGCGGTGGTGCTCACGATCAGCCTGATTCCTCAGGAGATAGAGCGCCGCACGATCTACACCATCTTGGCGAAGCCGGTACAGCGCCATCAGTTTCTCATCGGCAAGTTCCTCGGTAGCGTGGCCACCATCCTCGTGTTGATGGCGATGATGACCGTCGTGTTCATCCTGGTGTTCTACTTTGCACCCGGCCAAGAGAAGCAGCTTCCACCGAACCTGTGGCAGGGCCCGACGCTGTTCTTCCTGCAGATGGTGATCCTCGCGGCCGTTGCGATGTTTTTCAGCACGTTCGTGTCGCCGCTCGTAAACTTCTTCCTTAGCTTCGGCGTGTACGTGGTGGGCAATCTGGCTAATCCGTTGTTCGAGTCGCTTGCCAGCGGTCGCGGGGTGAGCGAGATTGCGCGAGTGGGGGCTGTGCTCATTCACTACGTGCTGCCCAACTTCGCGAACTACAACGTGCAGAATCCGATCATCAACCCGGAGTCGGTGGTGGGCAGCCCGCAGGTGTACGTCATTCAGGTGCTGCTGTACGCGGTGGTATACACGAGCATCCTGCTGTTGGGCTCGGTGCTGATTTTCGACAGGCGCGAGGTGTAAGTTGAGGTCGCGCAAGCTGCTCATCGGCCTCTTGATCGCGGCAGCCATCGTCCAAGGCGGGCTTCAGGCGACAATCGATCCGTTGTGGCGGAAGTACTACGCGCCCAAGAACTTGTACGCCGTGGGGCTCTCGCCCGAGCAGATGCTCTTCGCGCTGGTGGGCTTTCGTGAGGTGCTCGCCGGCATCCTGTGGGTACGGGCGGACGAGTTCTTCCACAGCGGAAACTATGACGCGATCCTGCCCATCGTTCGTCTCGTGACCATCCTTGACCCGCACCAGATCGACGTTTACGTCACGGGTGCGTGGCACATGGGTTACAACTTCACGGATGAGGATCAGCGGTCCGATAGGCGATACCTCGCCCCGGCTTTGATGCTGTTGGAGGAGGGCATTCGGAACAATCCCAACACCTATGAGATGTGGTTCGAGTTGGGCTGGATGAAGTACCACAAGATCCAAGATTTCCCGGGAGCGGTCGTCGCATTCGAGAAGGCTGTGACGTTCGACGACATCCCGCTTGCACGTCGCAACATTCTGGCGCATGCCTACGAGAAGAACGGCCAGATATGGAAGGCGCTGGAGTACTACAAGAAGCTGTACGCCATCAATCAAGAGCTGGTCGAGGAGTTCCCGGATTCCGACTCCGCCAAGATCGGCCGCGACACGGTGGAAAGCAATTTGGACCTCCACATCATCCGAATGGCCGCGCGTGGCTAT
This window contains:
- the rplI gene encoding 50S ribosomal protein L9, producing the protein MDVILNQTIAKVGHAGDVVRVSDGYARNFLIPRGLAQPATRGTRKAHEGLVKALDKKSSEIQLKAEELKSKLDGQVLTMEGRCAKNSTKLFGTITTTQIAEAIKERFHVEVDKRVIGLIHPLKSVGSHPVVLHLHRNVDANMTVEIIPVEA
- the dnaB gene encoding replicative DNA helicase; translated protein: MVSVPERVPPQDLDAEMSALGAMMFSAQALEAVLQHCRSEDFYRPSHRAIFDSIASLVDRGEAVDPITVKDELQRVGKLQECGGMDYLLQLTESVPSAANAGYYANIVVENAIRRNLRSAGAEVMQLAYGEDEVAEVIDQAEQRIFAVGQRRMGKDFQPAKHLITEYFERVEEAYATHKRQMGMPTGFADLDDLTTGLYPSDFIIIAARPSVGKTALALHIAMNCAMRHQATTAFFSLEMSASQLAQRMVCSVAGINSQRARTVNLSEDDFDRIHAAADKLYTIPLYIDDSSDISTLELMAKCRRLKAQHGLGLIVVDYLQLMRGAKRNENRTQEISEIARGLKRIAKDLEVPVIALSQLSRLVEHRENKRPVLSDLRESGSIEAEADVVMLLYRASYYKQEAEGETAEEDARAPGEPDTVEVNIAKHRNGPTGVVKLAFQREYARFLSFARGSE
- the purD gene encoding phosphoribosylamine--glycine ligase, whose amino-acid sequence is MRVLVIGGGGREHALAWRLSQSRSVRKVYCAPGNGGTWTCAENVPAKPEDAVRLSRELQIDLVVVGPEGPLIQGLADRLRAEGIAVFGPGAGAARLEGSKAFAKALMAKAGIPTAEFQSFDDPALAREYVTQAYARGTKLVVKASGEAFGKGAIVTDTEAEALQAVEDMMVRRVLGDAGATVVIEERMEGPELSLFSLRSAGQGFLTPAVRDYKRALDGGRGPNTGGMGARTLHGIYQPDTLDEMHEVFCDRAAEALKAEGHPFVGLLYAGLMLTAHGARCLEYNCRFGDPETQVLVRIGDDDWGEMLYGLATGKPIAAPTWQPMRHVVAITVASKGYPGEVRKGLPISGLEHAALLDDVMVFHAGTVREDGKLLTNGGRVLSVTAAGDTLEQARNRAYEAVELVRFEDMHYRRDIAV
- the purE gene encoding 5-(carboxyamino)imidazole ribonucleotide mutase; amino-acid sequence: MSEPTVAVLMGSESDTPKLEPAFDTLREYAVPFEARVLSAHRSPDLVAEYVKAAPSRGTKVFVCAAGMAAHLAGAVAANTHLPVIGIPIRAGALEGHDALLSTVQMPPGVPVATVAIDGAKNAALLAIQMLALSDERLAGLLQEKKRAMAEAMAAKPPIV
- a CDS encoding adenylosuccinate lyase, giving the protein MIERYQTPEMRDIWSDEARAATWLRVEIAVCRALSATGVIPPEDFEAIVSGARFDLRRMAELEQVTRHDLMAFVRNVEENIGPAGRWVHYGVTSYDIIDTALALQLTQSLDILFAEAGELKGVIGEIATRHRDTPMMGRTHGVHAEPITFGFKLAGWYAEVSRWEQRLRAAREEVAVGKVSGAVGVHGVLDPGIEAAVCAELGLRPDPASTQIVSRDRHAFVLGCLAGLGATIERFATELRNLQRTEIREVQEGFAKGQTGSSAMPHKRNPWNSETLCGLARVLRGNALAMMESVATWHERDLSNSSAERIVFPDSFHLAHFMLRKLTSILRGLRVDEERMATNLRLMRDLPMSEHVLLALVRAGLSREEAYAAVQRAAARAWAGEDFAAALQDDPVVSSRLYDEQLAECLSLEHHLRNVRHTLRAVGLDAD
- a CDS encoding ABC transporter ATP-binding protein, which codes for MTPAIRTENLTKTYNSRWQGKRNAVDNLTLTVSEGEIFGLLGPNGAGKTTVIKMLLSIIYPTSGRAWIMERDIGDIRLHFDLSYLPEKPYYYEHMTGLEVLDYYGKLFRIPTKERDRRAAELLERVGLAGDAHKPIGQYSKGMQQRIGLAQCLLNDPKILFLDEPTGGLDPLAHTQIRSLILALRDEGKTVFISSHELSEVERICDRVAMMFEGRVIKEGTLDSLLAGGRIEMIAEGVPQEVHDRLHRDGVIVSLSEGRLIADFPDDGSVNEAVDLVRSKQGRVISIIPRRKRLEDWFVETVGAAQEVSA
- a CDS encoding ABC transporter permease, which translates into the protein MIPILAIAGTTLGEAIRRKVLLIILLIGLGLLIVTPGLQQLSPRQANTVVIAFGLGVIQMVGALVAVVLTISLIPQEIERRTIYTILAKPVQRHQFLIGKFLGSVATILVLMAMMTVVFILVFYFAPGQEKQLPPNLWQGPTLFFLQMVILAAVAMFFSTFVSPLVNFFLSFGVYVVGNLANPLFESLASGRGVSEIARVGAVLIHYVLPNFANYNVQNPIINPESVVGSPQVYVIQVLLYAVVYTSILLLGSVLIFDRREV
- a CDS encoding tetratricopeptide repeat protein, which gives rise to MRSRKLLIGLLIAAAIVQGGLQATIDPLWRKYYAPKNLYAVGLSPEQMLFALVGFREVLAGILWVRADEFFHSGNYDAILPIVRLVTILDPHQIDVYVTGAWHMGYNFTDEDQRSDRRYLAPALMLLEEGIRNNPNTYEMWFELGWMKYHKIQDFPGAVVAFEKAVTFDDIPLARRNILAHAYEKNGQIWKALEYYKKLYAINQELVEEFPDSDSAKIGRDTVESNLDLHIIRMAARGYFAMKRGDYNQEGRYTTLPPLEQMNFGARVSVIEPGVIRVVGTLGLAPIGARVRCTLKDAGYVLDLSPKEFTFEIDKDVTYMQDELFNRKKRFARTINMSKDPVMYPFIADKYDVEFLWSPRWAPPHVQDRLGWNGEGMDDKRYLDTSVPGLRQIRAVIHLTREQLLRTGEWRDKVPVVETEGFVEVPEPPKRYRRVDPSKIPGPPTGPEQQNQ